The nucleotide sequence AAAAGGCACATTTCTTTGACAAGCACAAGTAATGGAAGGACCAAAAGATCCATATTAGGAGGACACCGTTCCAAGGTACAAGCACATGTCATGAAAGTATTGCTACCAGTGGTTGTAAAGTCCACATTTCAGTATGTGATGTGGATGAATGATGTTATATCTTCTTGCTTTGTATGTCTAATTTTATGATAGTGAATTGATGGATGTTGACTATTGGACAAGTGATGCCGATTATTTTACCTTGCTAATTTCTAATGAGTAATGCAAAATTGTCTCGGATAAAAATGACTTTACTTTCCAATTTGGTGATCAAGAACTCCCTTATATATTTATGGAACTTATTATCACTAGTTGAATGCCCGTACGTTATCACGGGACACGATAATACTGCTGCTTTAGATGTATTTTATTTAGGTGACATATTAAATTCATACTCCAGTCATTCCATCTATGAGTCCCACGTCTAAAAGAGCGAGCAATGTTTCAACATGTTTGTTCCGCTTCATCCCATTTTTCATTGGTTCTACTTTTTTATCAACACAATCTTATTTCTCTCCACCAGACAAACGTTGCTATCCCTTCCATGTCTTTTATCTCGGTCCACTCCTTTGCTCAAGCTCTGGTGCCATCGCTCTACGTATGACCACATAGTTTCACTTAACATGATAAGCTGCCGCTTATGATGCTAGGACAAAAATATACCCGCACTATTGCTAGGGACAAGTGTATAGGAGGGTTTGTTGGCAACAACTTTGCTTTTTCGCCCAGTGTTGCCATTACTTAAGCACTTATGCGATCACAATTTCTGAAATCCTTAATTAATACCACCAGAAAGGGAATGCGACCACAACTCTCCTTTTTTCAATCTTATcttaaatttttattttcagaaTAAAAGGGTAGAATTTGGACACTATATAAGGAAGCCTAATCCGACTACACTTCGCTTGGCTTCACCCCAAGCCCACACACCATTCTCCGATAGAAGGTTGGTTTATATTTAAGATTTTCATACAAATTTAGAGAAAGCACTTTGAATATTAAATCGAAGGAGTGACATTACCAAGGTTATAGATAGACATAGGACGGGAGAAGGAGAGGCATGTGTACGTTCTGAAGACACCAGATACTTGGATAACAAACTTGTACGAAGGCCAATATGATGTTGCATCATACATTTGTGAATGACCTATATTTGGTACTTCAGAATACAACAGAACAGAATCCAACTGAATGTAGAGAAAAATAGAACCCACCTGCTGCTGGCCGTCACATGCAAGCAGCAAAAACTATGCATAAACCAAGATGTGGTGGGCAGCATAGGTGAGAAAATAAAAACCTTTTTTTTGCATAACCATGTATCGAAATCCAAGCGCAACAAAGGCAAATGTCATATCTCTTACATCTTGATCGAATAAGCTTCTCGCAAGAACAACCGTAATAAGGAccaaaaaggaatcaactaaaagtAGAATATATAACAATAGAGCAATGACCAAACTTGAAAGGTTACAACTGTTGTCCAGTGGAGCAGCCTTTGCcaaacaaagcaaaacactcagaACAATTTTGTTAAAGCCAAACGGAATTATATACAATTATATACAAAATCCAATCAAGATGAGCTGTAACTCCATGTTCCAAAACAACATATATAAGGAAtatataaagtactccctccgtccgaaaatatttgtcatcaaaatggataaaaagagatgtatttagaattaaaatacgtctagatacacctccttttatccattttgatgacaagtatttccggatggatgGAGTAGCTAATTATATGATGCAAGTAAACCAAAATATTTTTAGTTACTATGATTATAACAAAAGCTTGTTCAATTGTTATTTTTGACTGATTTTGCATATCACTACTCTTATGCTTATGTTTCTTCACATCATCGTGTCACATTGGTTATATTCAACAGTTAGGTCTGCTAGCTAGCTGGTGGTTTTCATGATTTAAGGTGTGTGATTTACGTGCAAAATAGTGGAGAATTATCCTTACAGTAACAAAACACTATTATGCTCACTAAGTTTAAAATAATGTATTCTGTAGATGTGATATATCCAAGTTAATTTTATTTGCAAACCTCGAAAATAACATTGTGATTTGCACATTAACACACgtcatgatgaagaagaagaaaacctTTGATGAGTGATGACCATACCACATGAATTGCATAATTCCTCCATTCAATGTTTTCTCATTCCAAAACATAAGAATTTTGTTGTATGACATGTACCAGTAGAATAACATGTCTAGCAGGAATTATCCTATTAATAATGTCGATTTGATAAATCTGGAAGGCTACGAAACTTTGTTCTAGCTAGTTGATCATTAAGCACCAAGTTTAGCACGAGGCGACTGATACCTACCAAAACATAGTATTAAACTGCAGAGAAAGGCAAACCTAGCATATCCACTTGAGTTTAGATGATGTACTCcccctgtaaagaaatataagagcgtttacatcAATAAAGttgtgatctaaatgctcttacatTTCTTTACGTAGGGAGTATATCTTAGTGTGGAAACTTTAATCCCTTTGGTTAATATTGTGTGTCTGAATTAATGTGAGAATCACACATGGTCCTGAATCTGGAAATAAAACATGGAGACCTATCATCATAAATTTCTTAAAAGAAAATTGATTGTAACAGTATTGTTATACACGCCAAATACCATGCCCTGCCATTTTTAAGAATCATTTTATATACTGGAAAATTGTATCTGATGAAAACATGAATATTTTGGGGTGGGGTCAACCTGTTTTGCTACAATGAAATTATCCAAACTTACAATGCCTTTTCCCTACATCATTTAATGGAATAAAACATAGTGTGACACATGTTCACTCGCACCAGGCATTGCAAATGGTAAAAAAGTTTTACCGGACAAATATGTGTATAAAATAGTGGTTGAGACAAGCCGCACCTGCTATTGGGGAAGCAACAAAACCGTGGCTCACACTACAAAAGATTGCCTCGGAGTACAAAAGCTCTTTGTGCTTGATTTTCACCCACTGGGTTATGCCCTTGTAACATGATTTTGCAAAAGCAGTACCATCAGTACAATTCGCCAGAAAAAAGATTTTGAACGGAAAAAGTGCAGCTCGGAATTTCTAACTACAGAAAATCTCCATCCCAAAGTAAATAGAAAGGTATACTATGTTTTCCTTTTTACTCTTGATTCGACGCTTAGTGTGCATGATTGCATCAAGAGGGCAAATCGTTGTGGGTGAGTAGGCAGAAGTTGAATATATAATTATAATGCAAGGCAATTACTTTATGAGATATATAGCAACCCACTATGTCTTCAACTCTTCACAGTAACACAGGATTTCAATTCCACTTCATCTACAAAATAGGACAACTCAAGTTTTGTGCAATTTGCATAATCACAATAAAAAGTAGACCTGGGTGTTTTTTATACATGAACTTCAGTGCTATAAGTATTCAGTGCTATAGGTAAAAAGACAAACATCAAACCATAAGCCCTGTATGCCGCCGCCACTTGCCAGACCTCCACCAGCGACCTCCTCCGGCTACCTGCTCCTCGCACGGTCCCGCCTCCTCCTGCTGTCCGTTGCCCCCAGCCGATCTCTTGCTGTCTGTTGCGCCGCTCATCCGTTGCCACTCGCTGGTCCCTGCCATGGGAGAGGAGAACCTGGGGGCACGTTGCAGCAGCAAGGGCAATGCAAAGGCACAAACAATGTGAGGTAGTTTGAATAAAAACATGCAGCAAGCTGCAGAAGTCACAATCAATAACGACGGGATGTAGTGTTGGGAGGCTTAGTTTGTGTGCAAAAAGAATCTGTCTGCACTTTCATAACTTCATATCAGCAGCGGATCATTTAGTAGATGTGTGTGTGTTCCAGGTCTGACAGTAAAATATGATTTACTCAGGAGAGTGCACTTTTAATTTGCAAAAGGATTTTAGAGTAGAATTAAATGAAAAAAGATGAGTTAGTGGACATGAATGGCTGGATAACGTACCTGGGAGCAGAGGATGACGGCTCCATGGTTCAGGAATAGTGTCAAGCGGCTGGTCAGGTACTTCCAGCTAGGCGCCTCCGCTGCTACTCCTCTCCTCCAGTGCAGCGACCATGCCGGAAGGCCGCCGTattggaagagacccgccggccgtcgCCCACCGCGTACGTCCCTGAACAGCCCCACGCCCACGCATCCGTTGACATGTGCCTCTCCTGATTCCTCTAGCTTTTGCACCAGCCACTGCATGGTCGATGTCACCACCTAGATCCGAAGAAGTGTGTTCGTCGTCCTATTCGTGTGGGGAGGTCGCGGCCGGCACCGCGCCGGTGGAGATCATTGGCGGCACATCACATGGGAGTCGGCGACGCGTGAAGAGGAGGATCGAGGAAGTTGTCGCCCTCAATATCGCTGCGACCGCGAGGCGACGACATCACGTCTGGAGTTAAGACCATGGTTGACCCGCGCCGATGGGAACCATGATATCCGCGGCGGCACGGGGAGCGGCGTCACAGGTTGAGGCCACATCGTAGCCAAGAGGGGGGCGAGTTCGTGGGAGATGGGCCGCCGGGTGGTTTGAGTTTGAGAGATACGTGGGGATGGGGAGATGGGAAGTCTGAGAAAACGTGATGACGTTCTTTCTTCGGTCTTTACGATGGTTCGGAAAGTGGATTTTTTTCCTAGCGATTTTCTTGGTGCCGGATTGAGGGTGGGGGTAGCGAACGAGGTGGGAGGGGGTCGAACGAGGTGGGGGTATCGAAGGAGGTCGAACCATCATGACGTTCgattctcctttaatagtagagattataTTGTCAAAATAGACGggtgcggcaacgcgcgccatcatggATCAAAACATGGCACACTCGCCATCAACAACAAACCGCCACCACCAAGATCCCACAAAAAAGGCCATCCATCAGGCGCAGACTACAGACTGCAGACAAAAGACCGTTGGTACCGCCAAAGGCCCCCACAGGGCCATCCGACAGCCATGCTCCATCTTCACACGAGGGCATCCGACCGCGGTCCAAGACGGGACACTGAGCATGCAGGTGCGCAAAACTTGCACGAAAGCCTTGTAGACCCATTCTTCCACCGCTTTCGCCATGTGCGGTGCTCACGCCATGCAATCGATAGCACATACTGCATGTCCGCCGGCATTAAAACCATTCAGCTGCGCATCAAAGGCGCCTCCCCATAGCCACGTCATCACAGGTACGACCAAAAAAACACGGTAGCGATTGGGTGAGAGGGAAAAGGAGATGGGGGGTTACGCCAGAATTACCACACGCAGCCTTCTCTCACCTCCTCTCCCCCAGaaacgccgccgccgcagccgccgcctcctcATCTCGTTTCTTTCAGCCGCCGCCAGATCTAGGAAGCCACCGGGAGGAGAACAACCCGCCAGACGCCACCCCCGTCGACCTAACCCGCATCTCCCTCGCGCCCATCGTCCCCTCTTGGCGCCCCCGCCTCTCCTCTCCCCCATTCTCCTGCCGCATTCCATCCCCTGCTCCTCCGCCGTTCGAGTTGAGTCGTTGCTGCAGAGAGCGCCGCCTCCACTCTCCCAGGCCTTCTCCCCATCCGCGACGTCGGCACACGGTGCGGGCAAGCTGTGGCGTGTCGTCGCCGTGCTGGGTTGGCCGGCCGGTGCCGCGCGGATCCGGTTGGACGAGGTCGTTGGCGACCTGCCGCGGGAGGGGGACAGCGGGATCTGCGCCAGGAGGTCCAGGGCACGCTGCTGCCGCTCGTGCAGCAGAACGACGGCCTCACCGACGCGTCCGGGGAGAACTGCGTTGGCCTGGTCTTGTAATGAGCAGGTGAAGTCATTTTTATGGGATGCAATAGTTCTTCATCCACTTCCACGGCCCCAAAAACAGTACGCCCCCATCTTTGGTGTGGTTTGTGCATTATTATCATGCTGAAGTCAACAGTTCTCACTTTTGCTGAAGTCAACAGCTCTCAGTTTTGCTGATTTGGTGTGATGGAATGTAAATATCGAACAGCAGCAGCCCTCACCCGAGGCGCAGAGCAGCCAGAACCAGTGATGATCGTGAGATCCTGCCGACGATGATGGAGCTTCTTAATCAGTTGGATGGATTTTATGAGCTTAGCAAGGTAAACTGACATCATCGAGTATTTTTCTTCTCTAGATGCCTTTATGCCATAtatgaaaaggaatggattcaatTGAAGTAATTTACTTGCCtgaatgtgtgtgtgatatgcaCTCTAGCTTTCCTAGCTCCTGGGTGAAGTATGGTAGTCTCGAGACGAATTTTGCAGATTAAATTTATTCTTCATCTTTGCTTCATTGCTTATATGAATTTTCTGGATTCTCATTTGCACAACATTTTATTTTAGTCCCGTTTCTAACATTACACCTTTTTTAGATGGAACAAAAATCGAGGACTGCAGGTTTTATTTTGTCTGATTGTTGACATGCCAACTGATTCTCTGCTAGGCTTTAATTCTTATGATTACTTTCTTACTGggcttttttttgggggggggggggacccatGATTTTATCCTAGCCAAAAATTGCTGAGGTAGGATAAAAGTAATGGGAATCCAATCCAAGCCTAATTCTCCATTTCAATGTACATAAAATTATTGATGCATCTCCATTTCAATGTACAGAAAATTCAGTTTGATTCAGACTCCAAATCTATGAACCATTCTTCCCACATAGAGTAGAAACAGAGCCCCTATCCACACATCCAGAACACTTTTTTTAACTCCTAAACTTAGCAAGCTGTAACTCATGTAGTGTAATTTCTTCAGAGCTCTATCAAGCCCGACATCTAAGTGAGTTGCTTACTGCAGATTTTTGGAAGGTTGAAGGTGGAATCGAATTCCGAGCTCGAGGTTGCGCTGGTGCAGTGGTGGCTGCGATCGGGCCCGATCTAGGAAAAATCTTCCTCGTTTTTGGTCTGCATGGCGATGATCTGTTTCTTCAGGATCAGCTCGTTGCTAGAGCCGGCTCGGGACGCCTCCTAGACGACGACAcggtgagtgggttttaaatcttTTGTTGCGTCGATCAGGTCGCATTCGATACGTATATGGTAGTGATGGACAGCTGACCGCTTGATTTGGTGTTTCTTCTGTGTGGTGTGGCGTGCGTGCTGATTTCAGAGCTTGAAGCGAGCGGAACACTGAAGAAGGATCTCGGGGATGAAGGAAGCGTCAGCGACGACCTCAGGCGAGAGGTATCGAGACTGCAAATCACTTTCCTATTTCTGCATTTCTTACTGTATGCAACTCCATTGGTATTCATATCTATAGCCTGTGGGGAGCAGCAAAAAAATGAATTTGTTGGTGCTTAAAATTTAGACTGGTCTGTTTGATACATCTGCACTGTCGAGGCGGTCTTCTTGAATAGACTCTGGGTGTTTTAGCCTAAATGGATTATTCAATGTTACGTATTATCAGTTCTAGATGAACTTTGTAGTTCGAAACGAGTTCCGAAATTGCCTGGGGGGCATGTTTAGTTTAATGTAGGGTGTGCTGCAGACCTAGAAGGAATATGTTGAAAAACTATAACTTTCTCCGTTCGTGCTTTCTTTGGTTGCGAGGATGTATATGACAATTGATTTTTGTGTATTTTCAGTTTTAAATCTAAATTTTATCTCCTGAGTATGCTTGAACAATGCATCTATTATGTAATCGGTGTGATGATAGAACTGACAATATGTAGTATAGCTTGTTGGAGTATAACATGGTCTCTTGATTTTATTTATCAAAAATCCTGGTTCATTGCATGCTTTTGTTATAGAACTCTgctttgcatgttttattattctGAAACTTATATGAGGTTTTAGCCAAGCTGTTTTTGAATTTATGATCAGGCATGTAATGCAGGTAATACTAGAGCTtccagcctcctcaggctggcgtGGGAACATCAGTAAGGGCTTGGAGCCTGTCAAAGAGGAGGTACAACCTACTACTATCTGTTGAACTGAGCTGGACCTCTGCTTTGCGTTGGCAGCGACTAACATTGCAGCTCTAATGTGTACCCTTGACTACGAGAACATGATCTAGCAGGCACCATACTTTTCTGCTTGTTAATGTGGCTAGCATTTTTGCATGTTTCAGGCAAAGAGGACACTGCTGATGAAACATGAGGCCGAGACAAAAACAAATGCCTATTGGCTCAGTTTGCTAACCCATATGCAGTCTGCATTCGTGCCGAGAAAGGTATTCTATATGTGAGGCTTATAAGTGCATATTCTATGGGAAACTAGAACAGAAATAAACCAACTCTCCAAAGCCTGTTTTCATGGACACTCCGTGTGCATTGTCCGTGTGCCACTTCTACTGTGGTGAACTATACGTAGTTACTCTGACTAGATTTTCTTGATGCAAGTTTTCTAGACGAACTTTTGAAAGCCTGCTGACCCACGACCATCTCGATGATAGTTATGATCACATAATTCTGGGTTGAGAAGTTTGTTGATATATCAAAAAGTTCCAGGGGTTGCCATATGAGTAACtgaaggaaaataaataaaatctatgttcTATGCTCTTGGTTATACTCCACCTGACTGCAAGTATAATCCTTTGGCTTGGCTGACAGTTAAGCATGCACGTAGGGCAGTCAGTATGTTTACTGAATTAAGTATAACTAAACCTTCCGCTTTTCTGCcccccacaccaccaccaccaccaccaccaaagaAAACACAATAAATGCATATGAAGATAATACTGACATGGCGAGGAATCTTCCTCTGTAATTCGGGCTCTAGGGCTTTTCTTGACCATGCTGTATACACGAAATTTTTAACAACAGTTTGCTTTACATGTATTTGCTAATGTATGATTAAATCTGTATTAGTTGTATTTTTTAGCGACATTATTATTTGTTGGATCCCAATCCATATTTTATCCTTCTTTAGTCTTTTTACTACTATTTTCCATACTTGTGTCATTTACTCTACCATTGTTTCTTCACTGGCCACACCCGTGCTGGTGCCGTCGCTCACGCTCCACCTGAACAGCGGCAACTAGGAGCTGCCGCGTGGGAACTACGTGTTCGAGGAGCAGGTCATGTGCCTGGTGCTAGACGTGATGGCATGGGATCAGACCATCATTACCAACTACCAGCAACAGAACGCGCAAGTCGTCTACGGCCTCGGCATGACGTGTTGCCCTTTGCGCCAGCGTAGTGCAACAAGCTTGCAGCGTTGCTATATTATTTTGTAAAGAGATAGAACTTGTAGTACTGATCATGTGAAATGCGCCGATGTGGTAGGCAACCATCTTTTTTGAATGAAATGTATTTTAGATTGTAAAGCTGACCAAAAAGAGCTGTTGAATGGGCGTTATCCTACCTGGCACCGCACAAACTTCCTCTCGGACGCCACaggtggcgccccaaccactagtaatGTACAATAGCCGAGCAACCATGTGCTACCACCCGTGTGGATCCATCACTGATGCTCACATTATATCTCCCCACATGTCTAGAGAACTAGGGCGGCAATCGCCGCCACTGCTGGCCGGTTAGGCAGGATCTATACTATTGTTGACCATTCGCCGCCGCATGTGGCTGCAAATGCAGCCACTACACACCTGGAACATCACGGGCCCAGGCCTGCTACAGTGCCCTAGTGTCGCTACAGTGAACACATCGTTTGTTCTTCACGCCCCAGGTCCAGCCCCCCGGTCCTGGGTCTTGGATCCGCCACTGACTAGAGTTACATATacacttgaatcctataggattaagTAGAGAGTGTTTGATGCCACAACGAAAACAAATGAATTGTAAAAAAAAGGATTGCAATGGATGCTAGATTTACTATGAGATGTAGTACACATGAGTTCTTAGAAAAAAATCTTATAGGATCCAATACTATGAACCAAACGACCAATGCAGGAAAAAATCCTAAGGGTTCCTGCGAATCATAGGCAGAGCAGCCCTCCGAGGTATGTGTGATATGGAACTTGGAACCGTTGAGCCCCACATGACATGCCACACCATCAAAAGAAAAGGGTACTAGAATACACTAGCAAGTGGCAAAAGCTTCAAAGCTGGGTCACTCGATTTGATGCGCCGGCCTGACCCTCCCCGGAGCACAACTTCATAAAAACCTCCCTCCCGCGCAACCTGGGAGAAAGGGTAACCGCTCCAACAAAGCCAATAGATCAAGAgcatctcctcctccctctcctacCCCCTCCAAAGAAAAGCATCTCTCGCGGCATAGAATAGATTCATCCACACGCATACCTAGCCTCGATCTTAAACTACAGTGGCTTGTGGGTTTTCTCCGCCGCCACGCCATGGCTTCCCTGCCTCTTCTTCCTCAGGTCCTCGTCCCCTTCCTCGTGCTGCTCTGCCTCTCTCCGGCCTGCGCTGCCCGGAGGGTCTCGGTGGCGGTCTACTACGAGACGCTGTGCCCGTTCTGCTCCGGCTTCGTCGTGAACGAGCTGGCCAGGATCTTCCGGAACGGCCTCTCCTCCAATGTCGACCTCCGCCTCGTCCCTTTCGGCAATGGGCGCTTCTCGCCCGACGGGTCCATGACCTGCCAGGTCTGCTCCCCATCGTAGGCCTCATGTCCCTAACTACGAGTTCGTTTTATGCATTGCCTCCTCGAAGTATTCACCTCTGCTGGGTTTCTTGATTTTGCAGCATGAGGAGGATGAGTGCCGACTCAACGCGATACAAGCTTGCGTTATCAGTGTCTGGCCTGATGCGGTAATGCCTCTTCATGCATGTATCCTCTGTTTCTTTTATCCAACAGTCCAACTCATGCTTTAGCGTGTAACAATTCAGTAATCATCCATCTATGATAAATCTCTCGAGCTCATCTGTCCCTCGGAGAAACTGAATTTAAGGCAGTGCACTAAGTGTCAGTATGCTTTCTCCTGAATACATACAGGAACGGCATTTCCCTTTCATATACTGCATCGAGCATTTGGCCCTGACTCAGAAATGGGGCGCGTGGCAGTCGTGCTTTCACGAAACTGGTCTGGCCTCTCAGCCTGTCTTGGACTGCTACAACTCAGGATACGGCAGGCAGGTGAGCTGAATTGTTTGTCTTGACCAATGGCAGTTGAGACTGTACAATCATCTGCTAAGAAACCAATTGAGTTTGCAGCTTGAACTCCAGTACGCGGCAGAGACGAATGCTCTCCAGCCCCCACACAAGTTTGTGCCTTGGGTGGTCGTGAACGGGAGACCCCTTGGCGATGTGAGTTGCCGCTTACTTTCATCCGAGAAACACTTTCCTGAATCTATCGGTCTGATTTAGCGTTACCTGTCATTCTGCAAGGATTACACCAATTTTGAAGCCTACGTTTGCAATGCTTATGACGGCGAACTTCCAGAGGCATGCAGGGGAAAGCACCTGCAAATTGCTCAGCACAAAAGAGCAAGCCCAGGACACAAGGTTTGCCCCGTTAACTGAACTGTCAACTGATCTTTAAAGTTTCAGTATAAGATGCTGCATTTCAGCTGGCCTACTGGGTCTAGATGTACCGATTTACAATCGGAATCGTATTTGCTTCTGCTGAAAGGATTGCGATGGcagtttttccttttgtttttgcgATGACAATGAACATTGATGCACTTTGCCCGACAAGAAGTTGCTTCCAATTTATGGAAgcctagttttcttcttcttttgtttttgGGCATGGGCACTTCACTTCGCATTGTTATATTCAGAGACATGCCTGATTGGGTTTCATGTTCTTATAACACAGAGGAATCCAAGAGAGATGGCCATTGTACTTGCTTTTTGCATTGCTCTGTGGTTCTGAAGCGATACTTCATCAAGATTAACCCGAACTTTTTCGGAGGCAGGTCAAGATAGTCCACTAACAAATAGCAGTAGCTGCATATATTGAAACGGGAAATTGTACATCCTTTAAAATAGTTATTATTGCTTTCATTTTATGCAAAAAGGCAGACGCTCTGTTCAATTCATTATTAAGATAGGAAAATGGGAGAATGAGCAGAGTTATTTACTAAAGTGTAAAGAGCAAAGAACAATCTTAAAAAGGAAGAAAATACAAGAAAGACGTTAGATTTCGGGCATGAATGCCAACGACCCATGGTTGATGTCCTCACTCAGAAGATAGTTCACATCGAGCACGGTAAAAGCAACTCTAGCGGAGTTGCCAAGTGGACAGCCTCCGTACTGTATATAGAGCATGCTCCATATTCATATGGAGATTGCCGAGGTAAAGTGCAAACACAGAATCGCCATAAAAGCCCCTTACATAATTTTTTCTCCCACGTGGGACCGGTTTGTCAATGGCTAGAAGACACCATCCTTCCTCACCTCGATAATGAAAGTTTTTAAACTAGGATTTCAACATGGATTAACAAAATGGATTTCAAGAAGGATTACAACTAGGATTTGAACAACCTTGGGCACTACGATTCTCTACTAAATGAACCAGGAGCTCTTCCTCCTCTAGAAAGTGACATCACAGGCGGGCAGACCGGGTGAGGGGTCAGCTGCCGCGACTTTTGCCGACCACGCAATCaataaacacttgggcatcctggaTGCGGGATACAACCACATTTTTAAGGTCCAAGTGAGTGCGGCTTCCATTTCTATGCAAGCATCTGTCGAGATGTGGTCGAAATACTCGAGGGTTGCGGGGAAGCGGTTGCGGCCGACAACTGATTCAGCCTTATCGCGTGTGTCGTCCTCGACCCACTCGGAGTAGTCACACGCACTTTCCCAGAAATCTCTCTCGGTGCGGTCCTCTTCGGTCTCGTTGAGGAAAGGTCCCCGAGAGTGCGCAGCCACACCGACATGGTCGATGGTGGTGATTGTGGCGGCGACTGGGAAGGGCGAAGAAAGGGGCAGGGTCACGGCCGGCTTGGGCATCGATGAGGGTGAGTGCGGTGGCAACGGCGATGGTGGTTTTATATACCTGCGAATGAGCGTGTGCTTGCTCCCGTAGGAGTTGTTGGGATTCCCCCAAGTGTATGGGCGAAGTAGAACAATAGCAACTATTTCCATTAGTTAGAGAACCAAGATTATCAATTCAGTAGGAACTTCTCCCAGCAAACAAAGTAAGCAATACCTGCACACAACACTCAGAACAACTTGTCCCCAACACAGCAAGAAGATTGTCAAGCCCCTTGCCTCGCAAGTCACAAGATTAAACGCAATAGATAGAGATAATTGGTAGCAAAGTACAATGATAACCGTAACAATTGTGTAGAATAGACCTAAGTGGCCATAGGTTCAGTAGTGACATCTCTCTCAAACAAGAAAATGACATGGTAAAGAAATTACAGTTGGGCATCGATTAATATTGCAATATTTATGACTATGATCATTTATGGCATAATCTCATATAGACATTACGTCTGTGATAAGTAGACCGTTAATGCAACTGCATGTACTACTAGTACTCTACTCTAAAactactatccaacatgcatcttgaGGTATTAAGTTTACAAGAAACAGAGCATCACAATAAGCAAGATGATATAATGCAGACATCAATCAGTATGACGAAACACCGTCGTTTTATCCTCAgaggcaacaatacaaatacgtgtcttgtcccatTCTGTCACTGAGATAtaaagcaccacaagattgaacccactacgaAGCACCACTCCCTCTGAAGAAAAACTCatcaaacttggccaaaga is from Triticum aestivum cultivar Chinese Spring chromosome 3A, IWGSC CS RefSeq v2.1, whole genome shotgun sequence and encodes:
- the LOC123058738 gene encoding gamma-interferon-responsive lysosomal thiol protein isoform X1 — its product is MASLPLLPQVLVPFLVLLCLSPACAARRVSVAVYYETLCPFCSGFVVNELARIFRNGLSSNVDLRLVPFGNGRFSPDGSMTCQHEEDECRLNAIQACVISVWPDAERHFPFIYCIEHLALTQKWGAWQSCFHETGLASQPVLDCYNSGYGRQLELQYAAETNALQPPHKFVPWVVVNGRPLGDDYTNFEAYVCNAYDGELPEACRGKHLQIAQHKRASPGHKRNPREMAIVLAFCIALWF
- the LOC123058738 gene encoding gamma-interferon-responsive lysosomal thiol protein isoform X2, coding for MASLPLLPQVLVPFLVLLCLSPACAARRVSVAVYYETLCPFCSGFVVNELARIFRNGLSSNVDLRLVPFGNGRFSPDGSMTCQHEEDECRLNAIQACVISVWPDAERHFPFIYCIEHLALTQKWGAWQSCFHETGLASQPVLDCYNSGYGRQLELQYAAETNALQPPHKFVPWVVVNGRPLGDDYTNFEAYVCNAYDGELPEACRGKHLQIAQHKRASPGHKVCPVN